The genomic segment AACAGTTACAGATTAGATAAGCTCCTTGTCCGTAAGCGCTCACACTTTGATGTTGAGTCTTCTTTTAGACTAGACGTGGATTGTCACCAAATAATAGTAGCGACAATAGCTGCAACTTAATGAAGGGCTCACTACATGtcagacatatttttaaattttacctggATTAACTGCCTCAAATGGAGGAAGTTACTATTTGCAATCATATCTTATGCATGAGGAAAATTGGGCACACAGAGATGAATCACCTTTCCAGCCGCACAGTAGGAATAAGCGGGTATAGGTTTTCCAGCCCGGAAGCCTGGCTGCAGACTCCCAGTAACGGGTACCCCTTGGCTGACTCTCAATAACTTAGCATGTTTACTGTTTCTTGcttcatgaagaaaaagaagcGGTGGTGTTCAATAATCATTTTGGTTCCTTCTGAGTTAACAGTGATGGTTTTAGTAATtataagcatcttttcatgtactattCTGCACCCTCTTCCTAGAAAATTGGCCACTTTTAGTTTTACCATCAATGTTAATtatttaaagttaattaaaaatgcaCTTCATGAAGATGtcttgaaattcatttttctatttcagcTGAACCATGACCACATTCAAAGGAGACATCACCCTTGTTAAAGCTAAATTCCACCCTCTAGACTGGGTGGCTGGGTTGTGGCAGCGGGCAGCTACCTGAGGGCGCCTCGGGGTGAGCTTGCATGTCAAGAGTGCAAAGCCTCAGGCGTTCCCAGAGCAACCTCTGTCTGCTGACAGGGCTCCTGTGTTTCCTTGCTCAAAACGGGTTAATATATTGTGTTGTGCTCGTTAAGTATGGTTATTCCCTTCAAGCACCCAGTGAATTTTCTGGATGTTCATTCCTTGTGTTGTCTACTTGCCCCACACTACAATACAAATGGAAATATTATTTGGACTCTTGATTAATGTTCCAGGAAATAGACATAATTATAATTGCCATCCCAGCACCAAAGATTTGTCTGTTATGATAAATACTGTGACCTTATGaatcaaataaaaagaaacacacaatatTTGTGAGTCCACTGATTTAGGTGACCAGTCTTGCATTTTCCTAGCTGGTCAAAAAGTCCAAAGCGTACATATATAGATCGGAAAAATGCAATGGACGGGTGCCGAGTGGTGCATTTACAAAGTACCTTACAAAATGACCTGAAGCCATCCGTGGCATTGTACGTAATAATAAGAGTCAGGATGTTATTGCCACACTGGGGAATGTGTCTTGAAGGAGGATGTAGATTTTTCCACGGTGGTCGTTGTCATCACTTGTATCCTGAACAGAAGCTGGGAGATACACTTCATATATCTTATGTCCTGTCTCCTCAGTTTTATGGTGAATATGATAATTATTTCAGTGTGGccttttacatgtttttaaaaatttaaattgaatCCACGTtaagttttcttaatattttcaggTGTTAAAATGAAGTAGAATTACAACAAAATCATTATGATCTTGTCaacattttttcaatatttcctcctctcccagcagggaaattttaatacattattatttcaCCTAATCACTCCCCTAATGAACATTTTATACCACTGACACATGCATATGTAAatatctatatacacatacatatgtatatatatatatatatatatatatatacttatagtATATGTATGCTTATCTGATTTCTTACAAAGAACACTAATTTTCATTTGTGCCCATGAACCAATTTTGTCCCAATAATTGGTAATAATACACAATGGAAAGGAGCCCCTGAGCTGAATCTTAAAACTTAAGAAAGATTCGGTGATGCGAGGCCACCTGCAGAAGATGGGAGCAGGGAGAATGGTCATTCATAGCAGGGGAAGGAAGAGCTTGAAAATGACCTTGAGGATAGAAAGGTAAGTAGATCCTAGTTTAAAACGATATGGGCCATCCAGCAGTGCCACTCCCCACATCAGTTTAGCTGTGAAGAGCAGATGAGCTTCAATGACCGATGTTTAGAGTCCACATCAAATGGTACATTGTGGAAAAAAAGATTACAAGTTCACAGAAAAGCCGTAATTAATGAAATTGTTTAAGGCAAGTGTAAGTACAAAAATCTGAATAAAGACTGGCATAAAAGGTAgtcttttcaaagataaaaaggcTTGTAGGAAAGTCTTTAATATGATTGTCTTTATATATAAGGAGCTCTCTACATTAATTTAGATATTTAGAATATCAACTGCATGTTTACTAGGTGGTTTCTTTGTGCCTCCTGCATTTATAAATTTGAGGGAAGAGGAACAACTATAATATGACATGATGGGCATGACAGATAAAtgacaaatgcatttttatttcctttatcttaGCCCTCATTTGAAGCCAAGCACAATGTCAGAGGAAAACCACACGGCAGTGACTGAGTTTATTCTCCTGGGACTGACAGATCGCCCCGAGTTGCAGCCTGTCCTCTTTGTGGTCTTCCTAGTCGTCTACCTGATCACCGTGATTGGCAACGTGAGCATGATTTTGGTAATCAGAAGTGACTCAAAACTCCACACGccaatgtacttcttcctcagccacCTCTCCTTTGTAGACCTCTGTTACGCCACCAGTGTCTCTCCTCAGATGCTGGTTCATTTCTTATCCAAGAGAAAAACCATATCTGTCAGTGGTTGCTTTATACAATTCCACTTTTTCATTGCCCTGGGGATCACAGACTACTACATGCTCACAGTGATGGcttatgaccgctacgtggccatctgcaacCCTTTGTTATATGGCAGCCAAATGTCCAGATGCGCCTGCCTCTCTCTTGTTGCCGCTCCTTATATTTATGGCTTTGCAAATGGTCTGGTCCAGACCATCCTGATGCTTCGTCTCTCCTTCTGTGGACCCAATGAGATCAACCACTTCTACTGTGCAGACCCACCTCTCCTAGTCCTTGCCTGCTCGGATACGTATGTCAAAGAAATGGCCATGTTCGTGGGGGCTGGTTCCAACCTCACCTGCTCTCTCACCATCATCCTCATctcctacattttcatttttacagcCATTCTCCGTGTCCGCTCTGCTGATGGGAGGCAAAAGGCCTTCTCCACGTGTGGGTCCCATTTGACCGCTGTCACTGTCTTTTACGGGACGTTGTTCTGCATGTATCTGAGACCCCTTTCTGACGCATCAGTAGAGCAGGGAAAAATTGTAGCTGTTCTTTATATCTTTGTGAGCCCTATGTTAAACCCTTTCATCTACAGCCTACGCAACAAAGATGTTAAAAGAGCAATCAAGGAAGTTTTCCACAAGAATTGTTTACTAAATAAATGAGAAGACCACCTCTACAAACATAAGTAATCATTAAGTCAACACACAATACAACTCTTATTTCCAATGTATCAGGTGACCAGTTACTCTTAAATTGAGATCTCATTGCCTGAATCTGTTTCTCTCCTTATTTCCTGCATGGAACTCTAAcataaatttaatgtttttatccTCATGTAGAGTCTTAATATGTGttgtgtttatatatacacagaaTTATACAGTATTATTTTGCCAGATAAACTCAATAAACATGTCTTTACTGTATGTAtctttcttcaatttattttaattttcactaaATCCCTTTAGATTATCTATGCTAATTCATGTAGCATTGTTTTTCAGTGATATATTCCATGCTCTTCCAAGCAAAGTGAAATGTTTCTAAATGCTTTGATAATAGTTGGAGATTTCTCTTTCGTTCAGTTGTATGTCCATATCCTCTGTCCAATTTTAAGGTGttactttttatctttaattcttATATTTGTAACAGCTATTCATGTATTCTGTACTAGGTACTAAACTCCTAATGATATACCCAGTGCAAATATTTTCAACCTGTTAGttgtttgtatttaatttttgtgtatgatacaTTTGGTGGTGCAgaactttttatttaaacaaaattcaaatttattaattttttttgtgtgtcttgtATATCTTGTCTAAACTATTCTTTTTTACTATAAagctgttctttcttttctttcatgtttccaaGTTACTTTTGCATATTTAAGTCTGTATTATTCTTGGTGTTATAAATGTTGTCAGGCAGaaattaactattttttaatgaaaatgatcaGTTTTCCATGTTTTGAATTCTCCGTATTTTTTTCATTAGGTTTTTAGTGTAAACTCTGTCATCTATGAGTTTCCATATATGCATCAGTTTTTGAGTTCTAATTCTAGGACTAGTTCGTGAATATATTCATCAATAcaaactatttttataaaaatagcttTCCAAGCCACTATATGGAAGCTAGAAACAGATATTTCCTTGAAGGATCTGTGCCACAAGATGCCATTAAAATGTTCAGGATTACCTGTGTTCTTTTCAGAGACCACATCCATCATTTTTTTTGTAAGACACATGAAAACAACTTCACTGATCCAGTAATGGCGGCTatgagaatgagaaagacaaagtAACTTACAGTCTGTAATAAGACCtgtgattattttaaaactc from the Manis javanica isolate MJ-LG chromosome 11, MJ_LKY, whole genome shotgun sequence genome contains:
- the LOC118968076 gene encoding olfactory receptor 5M5-like, with product MSEENHTAVTEFILLGLTDRPELQPVLFVVFLVVYLITVIGNVSMILVIRSDSKLHTPMYFFLSHLSFVDLCYATSVSPQMLVHFLSKRKTISVSGCFIQFHFFIALGITDYYMLTVMAYDRYVAICNPLLYGSQMSRCACLSLVAAPYIYGFANGLVQTILMLRLSFCGPNEINHFYCADPPLLVLACSDTYVKEMAMFVGAGSNLTCSLTIILISYIFIFTAILRVRSADGRQKAFSTCGSHLTAVTVFYGTLFCMYLRPLSDASVEQGKIVAVLYIFVSPMLNPFIYSLRNKDVKRAIKEVFHKNCLLNK